A part of Aerosakkonema funiforme FACHB-1375 genomic DNA contains:
- a CDS encoding class I SAM-dependent methyltransferase, producing the protein MQNIKSKIDWQSWLQRWDAQQTGYIPHREARFQAMLDAIELQMPAEFVALDLACGPGAISQRLLKRFPKARCVAVDIDPVLLAIGQGALGDANGRLRWVEADLMADNWMEAIAQTQVDAVLTTTALHWLPPHRLLQVYKQLAQLIRLGGVFLNGDIMPFPFHLGTFRQISKTLSARQEKQAFQERGVEDWNSWWQALAQEPELKELLQERDRRFGERYTDYEPILDLHEAGLRDAGFREVGVIWQIFDDRVLLAVR; encoded by the coding sequence ATGCAAAATATCAAATCGAAAATTGACTGGCAAAGTTGGCTGCAACGTTGGGACGCACAGCAAACAGGTTATATACCGCATCGGGAAGCGCGTTTTCAGGCAATGTTAGATGCGATCGAGCTGCAAATGCCTGCTGAATTTGTGGCTCTCGATTTAGCTTGCGGGCCGGGGGCTATCAGTCAGCGTCTTCTGAAACGCTTCCCAAAAGCTAGATGTGTCGCTGTAGATATAGATCCCGTACTTTTAGCGATCGGTCAAGGCGCTTTGGGCGATGCGAACGGTCGTCTGCGTTGGGTGGAAGCGGATCTGATGGCAGATAATTGGATGGAAGCGATCGCACAAACGCAAGTAGATGCGGTGCTGACGACAACGGCGCTGCACTGGTTACCTCCTCATCGCTTACTGCAAGTTTACAAACAGTTGGCGCAGTTAATCCGTCTGGGTGGCGTCTTTCTCAACGGTGATATTATGCCTTTTCCCTTTCACTTGGGAACTTTTCGGCAGATATCGAAAACTTTGAGTGCGCGTCAGGAGAAGCAAGCTTTTCAGGAACGAGGTGTGGAAGACTGGAACAGTTGGTGGCAAGCACTAGCTCAAGAGCCAGAATTGAAAGAATTGCTCCAAGAGCGCGATCGCCGTTTTGGAGAGCGATATACTGATTACGAACCAATTCTCGACTTACACGAAGCTGGACTGCGCGATGCCGGTTTCCGGGAAGTTGGTGTAATTTGGCAAATTTTTGACGATCGAGTCCTGCTCGCAGTGCGATAA
- a CDS encoding ABC transporter permease, with protein sequence MMPIALHHWQKANLISSIAIVLALLNVIASIFAPAIAPYDPAAQDLNLGLSTPTWQHLLGTDHLGRDILSRLLWAGQVSITLTAIVLCLSASIGVGIGVCAGYFGGVVDEILMRFVDLFLALPKQILALALVGILGSGFPNLVLALTIGWWPTYARLVRSQVLCAKSTAFVEAAFALGGSPLYIIRVHLLPALLGPILVQLSLDVGAAILAIAGLSFLGLGIQPPYPEWGTMLVDARPFMQAAPRLVIAPGVAILVTAFGFNALAESLESWLDPRG encoded by the coding sequence ATGATGCCGATCGCTCTCCATCATTGGCAAAAAGCTAATCTCATATCATCGATTGCTATTGTGCTAGCACTGCTCAACGTCATAGCCAGCATTTTTGCTCCCGCGATCGCACCTTACGATCCAGCCGCTCAAGACCTCAACCTGGGTCTGAGTACACCCACTTGGCAACATTTATTGGGTACAGATCACCTGGGAAGAGATATTCTTAGTCGGCTTTTGTGGGCGGGACAAGTATCCATTACCCTCACAGCGATCGTACTGTGTTTGAGCGCTTCGATCGGTGTGGGAATCGGTGTGTGTGCCGGTTACTTTGGCGGCGTCGTCGATGAAATTTTGATGCGCTTTGTGGATTTATTTCTGGCTCTGCCCAAACAAATATTAGCATTAGCTTTGGTCGGCATTTTAGGTTCTGGTTTCCCCAATTTAGTTTTAGCGCTGACCATCGGTTGGTGGCCGACCTACGCACGGTTGGTGCGAAGCCAAGTTCTCTGTGCAAAGTCTACTGCATTCGTGGAAGCCGCTTTTGCTTTGGGCGGAAGTCCTCTCTACATCATCCGTGTACATTTATTGCCCGCGCTTTTAGGCCCAATCCTGGTGCAGCTGAGCTTGGACGTGGGAGCCGCTATACTCGCGATTGCCGGATTGAGCTTTCTGGGATTGGGCATTCAGCCCCCGTACCCAGAGTGGGGGACAATGCTCGTAGATGCAAGGCCCTTTATGCAGGCGGCTCCCCGTCTGGTAATTGCTCCCGGTGTGGCAATTTTGGTGACGGCGTTCGGTTTTAATGCCTTAGCTGAAAGTTTGGAAAGTTGGCTAGATCCAAGGGGTTAA
- a CDS encoding ABC transporter permease: protein MFQFLVKRLVGSAAVLVATSVLVFFLTYLAPGDPAVMIVRSRIGRLPTEQEAAVVRSEYGLDKSPWQQYFTWASHAIGGDFGYSFRTGKPAIAEIGSRLAPTLLLAGATTLFSAIVGIPSGLISAQKRNSWWDNFSRTLSLLSVSIPDFWLAFLLILVFSIYLGWLPTYGMRGAEYLILPVLSLGLANAARLERLTRSTLLQVQHENYLQTARAKGLSEGAVWIRHALPNIAVPLLTVVANQFSHIVAGSVIVETLFSWPGIGNYYIISIKFRDIPVIQAMVLLFAFVMVVVNAIADIAYALIDPRIRLE, encoded by the coding sequence ATGTTTCAATTTTTGGTGAAGCGTCTGGTCGGCTCGGCGGCAGTGCTGGTGGCAACCAGTGTGCTAGTTTTTTTCTTAACTTACCTAGCACCGGGAGACCCAGCTGTAATGATTGTGCGATCGCGTATCGGGCGGTTGCCAACAGAGCAAGAAGCTGCTGTAGTTCGCTCCGAGTACGGCTTGGATAAATCACCTTGGCAGCAATACTTCACTTGGGCGAGTCATGCGATCGGGGGTGATTTCGGTTACTCTTTCCGCACCGGTAAGCCTGCGATCGCAGAAATTGGTTCGCGTCTAGCACCGACGCTTTTGTTAGCAGGAGCGACCACTCTTTTCAGCGCGATCGTCGGCATTCCGAGCGGGCTAATTTCCGCTCAAAAACGCAACTCTTGGTGGGATAATTTCAGCCGTACACTATCCCTGCTCAGCGTCTCAATTCCAGACTTCTGGCTAGCTTTTCTGCTCATTTTGGTATTTTCCATTTATTTGGGATGGTTGCCTACCTACGGAATGCGCGGAGCGGAGTATTTAATCTTACCTGTTTTGTCTTTGGGGCTCGCTAATGCCGCACGTCTTGAGCGTCTCACCCGTTCCACGTTACTACAGGTGCAGCATGAAAATTATCTGCAAACCGCACGGGCAAAAGGACTCTCGGAAGGAGCGGTTTGGATACGCCACGCCTTACCTAATATTGCTGTACCCTTGCTGACGGTGGTGGCAAATCAATTCAGCCATATTGTCGCCGGTTCTGTAATTGTGGAAACATTGTTTTCTTGGCCGGGAATAGGCAACTATTACATCATTTCGATAAAATTTCGGGACATTCCCGTTATCCAAGCAATGGTGTTATTATTTGCTTTTGTGATGGTTGTAGTTAATGCGATCGCCGATATCGCCTACGCTTTGATTGACCCCCGCATTCGTTTGGAGTAA
- the nikA gene encoding nickel ABC transporter substrate-binding protein: MKTSPLLLSLSLVALLMTAGCGSNKPSSGEATNANSSPTQQVFTVAIGGEIGDLNPHNYKSSFPALDLVYEPLVRYLQDGSIAPALAKSWKLSEDGKTLTFQLREGVTFHDGTPFDAEAAKWNLQRWVGTKDHDWLPLANKIKSIATPDKYTLTLQLKEPYYGAIQELALVRPVRFLSPKATDATGKYLKPVGTGPWQVQVDNPTQRAVFTPYQNYWGTKPQLNEVVFDVIPDAQTRVAALMSGQATLIGGDSIGGIPLESVTTLKNDPKVQLLTAPGSTTYFIQTNYDRPPLGDVRVRQAFSYAINREAIASKVFSNLATPAKGIFAPKIPYVNYSNPQLYAYNPEQAKTLLAEAGWKSGKNGILEKNGKPLQLTLIVDGDSSPQAKSMGEVIQAQLREIGVAVDVRLVDSGAWNDALMKKQFDLAINLTWGSPYDPHLSLKQMFHSSSKYAEHGGVYGHPTLDKSIDKVLATKDEKERQNLYVEIQKFMDENVAAIPIVYSNRVYAVSNKVTGFKLAGTEYELDLQEVTKKSQ, translated from the coding sequence GTGAAGACATCACCCTTGTTATTAAGCTTATCTTTAGTTGCTTTATTGATGACTGCGGGTTGCGGTAGCAACAAACCTTCTTCAGGCGAAGCAACTAATGCAAATTCCTCGCCAACTCAGCAAGTTTTTACCGTTGCCATAGGCGGTGAAATAGGCGACTTGAATCCACACAACTATAAGTCAAGTTTTCCAGCATTGGATCTCGTCTACGAACCGCTAGTTCGCTACCTGCAAGATGGCTCGATCGCACCAGCGCTGGCCAAATCCTGGAAACTCTCGGAGGATGGCAAAACCTTGACTTTCCAGTTGCGAGAGGGTGTGACATTCCACGACGGAACGCCCTTCGACGCCGAAGCTGCCAAGTGGAACTTGCAACGCTGGGTGGGAACGAAAGATCATGACTGGCTACCGCTTGCCAACAAGATAAAATCGATCGCCACACCAGATAAATACACATTGACGTTGCAATTGAAAGAACCTTACTATGGAGCTATTCAGGAACTTGCGCTGGTCAGACCTGTCAGATTTCTCAGTCCCAAAGCCACAGACGCAACCGGAAAATATCTCAAGCCTGTAGGAACCGGCCCTTGGCAGGTGCAAGTAGATAACCCAACGCAACGTGCAGTTTTTACCCCTTATCAAAACTACTGGGGAACTAAACCGCAGCTCAATGAGGTAGTTTTTGATGTGATTCCCGACGCCCAAACTCGCGTTGCAGCGCTGATGAGCGGTCAAGCAACACTCATTGGCGGCGACAGCATTGGCGGTATCCCTTTAGAGAGCGTAACCACGCTGAAAAACGACCCCAAAGTTCAGCTATTGACCGCACCGGGAAGCACAACTTATTTTATCCAAACTAATTACGATCGCCCCCCTCTCGGTGACGTGCGCGTGCGACAAGCTTTCAGCTACGCGATTAACCGCGAAGCTATTGCCAGCAAAGTTTTCAGCAATTTAGCTACTCCGGCCAAAGGGATTTTCGCACCCAAGATACCCTACGTAAACTACTCAAATCCGCAATTGTATGCCTACAATCCCGAACAGGCAAAAACTTTGCTGGCTGAGGCTGGATGGAAATCGGGGAAAAATGGCATTCTCGAAAAGAATGGTAAGCCTCTGCAATTAACGCTGATAGTTGATGGAGATTCTTCCCCGCAAGCTAAATCTATGGGGGAAGTAATTCAAGCGCAATTGCGCGAAATTGGTGTGGCTGTGGATGTGCGCTTGGTTGATTCCGGTGCGTGGAACGACGCTCTGATGAAGAAACAATTCGATCTCGCAATTAACCTTACTTGGGGTTCTCCCTACGACCCTCATTTGAGTTTAAAGCAGATGTTTCACTCATCTAGCAAATACGCCGAACACGGAGGAGTATATGGTCATCCCACGTTAGACAAATCGATCGATAAGGTTTTGGCAACTAAAGATGAGAAAGAGCGACAAAATCTTTATGTAGAAATCCAGAAATTTATGGATGAAAATGTCGCTGCTATCCCTATAGTTTACTCAAATCGAGTTTATGCTGTGAGTAACAAGGTAACAGGATTTAAATTGGCGGGGACTGAGTACGAACTTGACCTGCAAGAGGTGACGAAGAAATCGCAATAA
- a CDS encoding iron uptake porin has translation MSKIFCKVLKLSLAILSTSYFLSCGTRGQTAIALEELVVEQTGDLTNLTTSFPDTPIVEPGKNNRDRLSPVALEPELTPTQPDTSLPLINPYRKASTHTRGMGQVNSVSQLSDVQPTDWAFQALQNLVELYGCLEGYPDRTFRGNRAMTRYEFAAGLNACLEKITELIAAGGKNSVRPEDLAALNRVATEFQAELATLRGRIDSLEPKIATLEAEQFSTTTKLSGWLIWAANTGTIQGESPERDDPNATLFTYLLLNFRSSFTGKDQLLTQLVMGTGSAVNEASNLTPAILSFLDYSGFNPQVRIRRLRYNFPITDDLQASIFARGNTADYVDFNRYANDSSLDFSTFLFLYNPLLLGGDPTGSGVALTWNPGQGPLTFKAVYRADAAADPDSRTTNVFFSDPSRAGKDKRGGLFGDPNLTVFEAEYIPSERFALRLSYSLGSQGGDGYSTIASNFEFVPIKGIALFGRFGYALDYSDVLFTGTTDDDAKPIYWMGGFSFPDILGKGTSAGFAVGQPFVESSVGDVTQLNMEAFYRFPVNDNISITPFVQVITNPGNRSSEGTLYTGTLRMFFGF, from the coding sequence ATGTCAAAAATATTCTGTAAAGTTTTAAAACTGAGTTTAGCGATTCTGAGTACTAGCTACTTTTTGTCTTGCGGAACAAGAGGACAAACAGCGATCGCTCTAGAAGAATTAGTTGTAGAGCAAACAGGCGATCTGACAAACCTCACTACCAGTTTTCCAGATACTCCCATTGTAGAGCCTGGTAAAAACAACCGCGATCGACTTTCTCCCGTTGCCTTAGAGCCAGAACTAACACCCACTCAGCCTGACACTTCCCTCCCACTGATTAACCCATATAGAAAAGCATCTACCCACACAAGAGGAATGGGTCAAGTCAACTCGGTTTCCCAACTATCCGACGTGCAGCCAACAGATTGGGCATTTCAAGCATTGCAGAATTTGGTTGAGCTATACGGTTGTCTTGAGGGATATCCAGATCGGACATTTCGAGGCAATCGAGCCATGACCCGCTATGAATTTGCCGCCGGTTTAAATGCTTGCTTGGAAAAGATTACCGAGCTGATTGCAGCTGGGGGTAAAAACTCTGTCCGACCGGAAGATTTAGCCGCCCTCAATCGCGTCGCCACAGAATTTCAGGCAGAACTAGCCACACTGCGAGGTCGGATAGACAGTTTAGAACCAAAAATAGCAACTCTAGAAGCCGAGCAATTCTCCACTACCACCAAGCTAAGCGGTTGGTTAATTTGGGCTGCGAACACTGGCACCATTCAGGGTGAGTCTCCCGAACGCGACGATCCTAACGCCACCTTGTTCACTTATTTACTGTTAAATTTCCGCAGCAGCTTCACAGGCAAAGACCAGCTCTTAACCCAACTTGTAATGGGTACTGGCAGTGCGGTAAATGAAGCTAGCAACCTTACTCCAGCCATTCTCAGTTTCTTAGATTATTCTGGTTTCAACCCCCAAGTACGCATTAGGCGATTAAGATATAATTTCCCGATAACTGATGACTTGCAGGCGTCTATCTTTGCTAGAGGCAATACCGCCGACTATGTAGATTTCAACAGATACGCCAATGATAGTTCGTTAGACTTCTCTACGTTTCTATTTCTGTACAACCCACTGCTATTAGGAGGTGACCCCACAGGTTCCGGCGTTGCTCTGACTTGGAATCCAGGCCAAGGGCCGCTGACCTTCAAAGCAGTTTATCGTGCCGATGCAGCTGCCGATCCCGATTCCAGAACTACAAACGTATTTTTTAGCGACCCGAGTCGGGCAGGTAAAGATAAAAGAGGCGGGCTATTTGGCGATCCTAATTTAACTGTATTTGAAGCAGAGTACATCCCGTCAGAAAGGTTTGCTTTACGACTCAGTTACAGTTTAGGTTCTCAGGGTGGCGATGGCTATAGTACGATCGCCAGTAACTTTGAATTTGTTCCTATTAAAGGGATTGCCCTTTTCGGTCGTTTTGGTTATGCCTTAGACTACAGCGATGTTTTATTTACTGGTACGACAGACGATGATGCCAAGCCAATTTACTGGATGGGAGGATTTTCCTTCCCAGATATTTTAGGAAAAGGTACTTCGGCTGGATTTGCTGTGGGTCAGCCGTTTGTGGAAAGTTCGGTGGGCGACGTGACTCAACTTAATATGGAAGCTTTTTACCGCTTTCCTGTCAATGACAATATCAGTATCACACCCTTTGTACAGGTGATTACCAATCCCGGCAACCGCAGTAGCGAAGGTACTCTTTACACGGGTACGCTGAGGATGTTCTTTGGTTTTTAG